From the Bos javanicus breed banteng chromosome 7, ARS-OSU_banteng_1.0, whole genome shotgun sequence genome, the window GAACAGACTCAATCCTGTTTCTCAAGGACGAGGAAGGAGCTACATTCGGACATCTCAGCCATTTCGATAAAATTGAATGTAAGATATGGAACAGGAAAATTCGGAGCGTGTGGGTGTGTTCTAGATGACCCACTTATTGATTTGTAAAACAGAAGAAGGGTATGATGTTGGTCTACAGACCCAGCGGTCTGAGCACCCGGCGCCTGCTTCTCTCCTTTCTGTTTGTTGCAGCCTGGGACGCTGGGAGCGGCCAGGTCCACTACTCGGTCCTGGAGGAGGCTAAACACGGCACTTTCGTGGGTCGCATCGCTCAGGACCTGAGGCTGGAGCTGGCGGAGCTCGTGCCCCGCCTTTTCCGGATTGCATCCAAAGGCCGCGGGGACTTTCTGGAGGTAAATCTGCAGAATGGCATTTTGTTTGTGAATTCTCGGATCGACCGGGAGGAGCTGTGCGGGTGGAAAGCGGAGTGCGGCATCCACCTGGAGGTGATCGTGGAACGGCCGCTCCAGGTATTCCATGTGGAGGTGGAGGTGAAGGACATTAACGACAACCGGCCGGTTTTCTCCACCTCAGAACAAAAGCTCTCAATTCTGGAATCTCAACCGCTTGACTCTCGATTTCCTCTAGAAGGCGCATCTGATGCGGATATTGGAGAGAACGCAATGCTTACTTACGGACTCAGTTCAAATGAGTTTTTCACTCTTGATATTATAAACAAAAAGGACAAAGGCAAATTACCAGTGCTTGTTTTAAGCAAACTGCTGGATCGTGAAGAAAACCCTAAGCTTCGGTTGTTATTAACGGCAACTGATGGAGGCAAACCTGAACTTACCGGATCTGTTATTCTGCAGATCCTGGTGTTAGATGCTAATGACAATGCACCTGTATTTGACCAAACCGTGTACGAAGTTAAGATGTATGAAAATTCAGCGAACCAAACATTGGTCATTTGGCTAAATGCTTCTGATGCGGATGAAGGGATAAACAAGGAAGTAATATATTCATTTAGCTCTTTGGTTCCACCCACCATAAGaaggaaatttttaattaatgaaagaaCGGGAGAAGTAAGAATCAATGATGCCATTGACTTCGAAGATAGTAACACTTACGAAATTCATGTAGATGTTACAGATAAAGGAAACCTACCCATGGTTGGTCACTGCACCGTCCTAGTGGAAATCCTGGATGAAAATGATAATTCACCTGAGGTGGTTGTCACTTCTTTGGCTCTCCCGGTGCGAGAGGATGCTCAGGTAGGTACCATCATATCCCTGATCAGCGTGTCCGACCGTGACTCCGGCGCCAACGGGCAGGTGACCTGCTCACTAACACCTGAAAGCCCCTTCAAACTAGTGTCCACCTTCAAGAATTACTATTCACTCGTGTTGGACAGCGTCTTGGATCGTGAAAGCGTGGCGAACTATGAGGTGGTGGTGACTGCGAGAGATGGGGGCTCGCCTTCATTGTCGGCCACGGCCAGCGTGTCCGTGGAGGTGGCCGACGTGAACGACAATGTGCCCGCGTTCGCGCAGCCCGAGTACACAGTGTTCATAAAGGAGAACAACCCGCCCGGCTGCCACATCTTCACCGTGTCGGCGCGAGACGCGGACGCTCAGGAGAACGCGCTGGTGTCCTACTCGCTGGTGGAGCGGCGGGTGGGCGAGCGCGCGCTGTCGAGCTACGTGTCGGTGCACGCGGAGAGCGGCAAGGTGTACGCGCTGCAACCGCTGGACCACGAGGAGCTGGAGCTGCTGCAGTTCCAGGTGAGCGCGCGCGATGCGGGCGTGCCGCCCCTGGGCAGCAAAGTGACGCTGCAGGTGTTCGTGCTGGACGAGAACGACAACGCGCCCGCGCTGCTGCCGCCCGGGCCGGGTGGAGGACCCAGCGCGGTGAGCCAAGTGGTATCCAGGTCCGTGGACGCGGGCCACGTGGTGGCGAAGGTGCGCGCGGTGGACGCGGATTCGGGGTACAACGCGTGGCTGTCCTACGAGCTGCAGCTGGCGGCGGGTGGCGCACGCAGCCCGTTCCTCGTGGGGCTATACACCGGCGAGATCAGCACGACGCGCGCCCTGGACGAGGCGGACGCGCCGCGCCAGCGCCTGCTGGTGCTGGTGAAGGACCACGGCGAGCCGGCGCTGACGGCCACGGCCACCGTGCTGCTGTCTCTGGAGGACAGCGGCCAGGCTCCCAAGGCCTCTTCGCGGGCGTTGTCTGGTGCAGCTGGCGCAGAGACGGCGTTAGTGGATGTGAATGTGTACCTGATCATCGCCATTTGCGCGGTGTCCAGCCTGTTGGTGCTCACGCTGCTGCTGTACACGGCGCTGCGGTGCTCGGCGCCGCCCAATGAGGGCGCGTGCGGGCCGGTGAAGCCCAGGCTGGTGTGCTCCAGCGCGGTGGGGAGCTGGTCTTACTgtcagcagaagcagcagaaggTGTGCTCCAGCGAGGGGCCACCCAAGACCGACCTCATCGCCTTCAGTCCCAGTCTTCTGCCGTGTCCGCAACCAGAGGTGGAAGTGGAAGAACAGTCTATTGGAGGCGACCACTCTATCAAGGTGagttattgctttttattttcacgCTTTGCtgcatgaatattttattttaccccGTTTCCCCGCCTCAAATATATTTCTTGGAGTATCTTTATCTTTTGTCTAAAGaacatatatttctataaaatatctcAAAGATTTCTTGTAATAAGTTTtgtaatattgtttttttttctaaaaattcactttatattttctttacagtGCCCTCTGCATCACCTTTTGATTGATACTTCAATTTTTAGTAAATGCCATGTAtactaaattcatttatattttccagtACAAATATTTGGTGTATGTTGCaggttttaatgttttttttttttttcccaaaaaccAGTATCttttaatgttataaatatttgtaaGAAAAGTACTTTATTATTAAATCTAAAATTTGAAATAACTCTATTGCATTAACAAAAAGACTGCTATGACTAATTGCCTCTGTGATAAAAATGTGGGTTTTGCTCCTTAAATAAAGAATATGTGTAGTGCAACATAACTTTTAATGCATACTTGAACTTCAGTGTTTACACCTTGGAGTATGTAGACTGGGAGATAGTTCATAAAATATGTCCTAATAAATGGAATTAAGTGTCTTGgactcaaaatattttcatttttatttatttttttactgattttaaattttaatgtgacAATATCTTCCAGTGGCTCTGTTATtaagataaatgtattttttatttttttaaatatttggttgtactgagtctttgttgttgtgtagacttttctctagttgtggtgattAGGGCTTTCCCTCTAATTGCTGTGCATGGGTTTCTTATTGCAGTGACTTCCCtttgcaaagcacaggcttttgggttcatgggcttcagtagttgaagcacatgggctcagtaattgccgcttcagggctctggagcacaggctcagtagttgtggtgcatgggcttagttgcttggcagcatgtggaatcttcccagaccagggatggaacccgtatcTTctatattagcaggcagattccttaccactgaaccaccagggaagcccaacataaatatttttaacaactttGTGGACAGTTTCTTTCATTCAATTCAGAAGGACTGACATTTTAGAATGAAGTCATATAAATTTCCCGAGTCAAGGATTACTCTCACCCCCTCCCTCTGGGAGCCACCCAGCTTGAGGGAGGGATCTTAATTTCTCCAGGAGGGATGGAACCAGAACCTGCTGCAGAGgaagcactgaatcctaacctttggaccactagggaaatccccaAGGATTGCTTTTAACATTCTTGCCAAAAAAGGAGTTAGTCCATTTGTTTTGAAACTATAACATCTTATTTTTATAACTCTGTTTAACATGCTCTGTATTAGATGGCATTAAAATGAGGCAAATTATTAGTATTCCTGGCTCTCAATGGCTGAGCATTTGTGATAGCCTGTTTCAAGATGAGTGAAGAACCCACAGGTTTATTAATACACTGTAGTGATTTAGCTATATGATAACCTTGATATGTGGGAGCTTTAAAAGCTATCTTTCATATGTTCTTAATCAATGAAGCAACTCTTTAAGCCAAAAGTGGAACAGATCTTCAGCATGGAGTCATTCCCATAGGAACTGGAGTATTTCTATCAGCAAACATGCAGAGGTTTGTTTCCTTGTCAtatctctttctgaatttagTCACACCTATATGCTAAAATTTTCCTGCTGTCTTCTAGGTAAATATGTTGGTCTTGAATTTATGGTTTCCATAATTAATAAAAGAGAAGTAATTAGAATGAAAAATCTTTGGCATAGAGTTATAATTATTGACtcactattttataaaatgttcagaATAAATATTGTGGCTCACTTTTACATGAAATGTGAGATTTCTTTGCATAACcacttataatttttttaaggagaGAAATGGGATTTTCCAAATGACTGTCCTCTTCCTGGAAAGATTTCAAATATTGGATAGTTAGCTCCTTATCAATCTTGAGAatgattaaaacattttttctaaaaCAACACTGATAAGCTTTATTGCAATCGATGAATAATTGTTATgcaaatttcattgttttaaaaaaatttgagataaaagaggaaaacaaaattgactGATTACATGATATTTAGAATGCTCTTTACACCCTAGTCTCCTTAAGCCAACTTTGGAATAAAATGGGTATGAACAAAGTGACAAATACAATTTGGATTTCTGATCAGTATGGTTTTAGGGGGGATTAGAAAGATTATTTCTACAGATAACAGTGGATATAACACAAATTTAAGTTGTCCTTCAGGATGGAGATGATGACATTCACCCTGGGCAGatttaataattgaaaaaaacttttaaatgagaCAAATATAAACATGTTTCATATTTCCAGGAGTCAGTATTTGGTGAATTCATTAACATCAGAGTAAATAAGTTTTTGGACAACTTAGAAGAAGTTGCATATTAGCATTGATTCCAAACATCATCATGTTGAGAAGGTAACAGACAGTTGGCATTTTGAGTTATCTTGTACACAACTGGACTAAATGTTTAGAGTAATTTAACCCAGTATAAGGTTTAAGCAGTAGAAAATTATAGTGTTAGCAATTAAATAAACTTAGTAAGAGGCCATTCAAAATTATCAAGTTctgaaagtctttaaaaaactgTATCACTAGTAACTCAcaaacatggatttttttcacaTTCATATACATAATAGTGCAGTAGTATGTTCTCTTAGTTGTCTATATCAAAAATAGAACTCTTCTTGGAATTCTAACTTCTAAATCCAAACCACCTTTAAAGAGTTAGTGGTCACACACAAGGAATAAAAGAATTAAAGGCTGACAAAAACAGACTAATATGAAGGAATCAAGGAAGAAGCCAAGTAAGtgaaagaaatggtatgaacgCCAAACGCACTTCCACTTTGACCCACAGGATGTCGTTGTTCTCCAAGGAGAGGATTGTTTTAACGGAAAAAAGTAGATTATTCCCGGAACAGAAAGACTGCTGTCACTGTTCCGGTGCTTAGACTATACACACACCCAAATTGTTAAGATTAGTTGGGATATCAGGACTAAGACTCAAAAGAAAGATCTCGAAAGGACTACATATTTCTACTCAGAAAATGTGATTTACTAACCAGGAGCGATGTTAGCTTCAGGATCTGGTGGCCGGCGAGCCCGGCGCCTCCTGCTCTCACTTCTGCTTCTCGCTGCCTGGGAGACTGGGAGCAATCATGTCCACTACTCAGTCCCTGAGGAGGCCAAACACGGCACCTTCGTGGGCCGCATCGCCCAGGACCTCGGGCTGGAGCTGGCGGAGCTGGTGCCGCGCCTGTTCCGGGTGGCATCCAAAGGCCACGGGGACCTTCTGGAGGTAAATCTGCAGAATGGCATTTTGTTTGTGAATTCTCGGATCGACCGGGAGGAGCTGTGCGAGCGGAGCGCGGAGTGCAGCATCCACCTGGAGGTGATTGTGGACCGGCCGCTGCAGGTGTTCTATGTGGAGGTGGAGGTGAAGGACATTAACGACAACCCGCCTGTGTTCCCAGcgacacacagaaatctctttaTTTCCGAAGCTAGGGCTCTTGAGTCTCATTTTTCACTAGAGGGCGCCTCCGACGCAGATATCGGGGAGAACGCTCTGTTGACTTACAGACTGACCCCCAACGAGTATTTCTCTCTGGAAGTACCGAGCAACGATGAGCAGGAAAAACCGCTCGAACTAGTACTAAAAAAACGTTTAGACAGAGAAGTCGCTTCAGAGCTTCTCTTGGTGCTCAAAGCAACGGATGGGGGCAAACCTGAACTGACAGGCACTGTGAAGATAAACATCACAGTGCTGGATGCAAATGACAACGCCCCAGTTTTTGACAAAGCAGTTCATCGTATAAAATTACTGGAAAATGCAAGAAATGGCACACTGATTATTAGAGTTAACGCCTCAGATTTGGACGAGGGTTCAAACGGCTACATTCTTTATTCCTTTGCAACTGATGTTTCCTCTAATACAGAAGCCTCTTTTCGCATAGATTCAAACAGCGGAGAAATAAGAGTAAATGGGAAAATAGATTTCGAAGAAACTAAATTATGGAAACTTCAAATAGAAGCAGTTGACAAGGGAAATCCTCCAATGTTTGGTCACTGCACAGTCTTGATAGAAGTCTTGGACATCAATGATAATGCTCCAGAGTTACTAGTGACGTCACTGTTGCTTTCTATTCCAGAGGATGCTCCACTAGGGACCGTCATCACTCTAATCAGTGTAACCGACCGTGACGTAGGTAGCAATGCTCAGGTGACCTGCTCACTAACACCACATGTCCCTTTCAAACTGGTGTCCACCTTCAAGAATTACTATTCGCTAGTGCTGGACAGTTCCCTGGACAGAGAGAAAGTGTCAGAATATGCTTTAACActgatagcgaaggacaggggcTCGCCTTCCTTGTCCACCACGGCTAGCGTGTCCGTGGAGGTGGCCGACGTAAACGACAACGCGCCCGTGTTCGCGCAGCCCGAGTACACGGTGTTCGTGAAGGAGAACAACCCGCCCGGCTGCCACATCTTCACCGTGTCTGCGCGAGACGCAGACGCGCAGGAGAACGCGCTGGTGTCCTACTCGCTGGTGGAGCGGCGGGTGGGCGAGCGCGCGCTGTCGAGCTACGTGTCGGTGCACGCGGAGAGCGGCAAGGTGTACGCGCTGCAACCGCTGGACCACGAGGAGCTGGAGCTGCTGCAGTTCCAGGTGAGCGCGCGC encodes:
- the LOC133251351 gene encoding LOW QUALITY PROTEIN: protocadherin alpha-10-like (The sequence of the model RefSeq protein was modified relative to this genomic sequence to represent the inferred CDS: deleted 1 base in 1 codon), with protein sequence MMLVYRPSGLSTRRLLLSFLFVAAWDAGSGQVHYSVLEEAKHGTFVGRIAQDLRLELAELVPRLFRIASKGRGDFLEVNLQNGILFVNSRIDREELCGWKAECGIHLEVIVERPLQVFHVEVEVKDINDNRPVFSTSEQKLSILESQPLDSRFPLEGASDADIGENAMLTYGLSSNEFFTLDIINKKDKGKLPVLVLSKLLDREENPKLRLLLTATDGGKPELTGSVILQILVLDANDNAPVFDQTVYEVKMYENSANQTLVIWLNASDADEGINKEVIYSFSSLVPPTIRRKFLINERTGEVRINDAIDFEDSNTYEIHVDVTDKGNLPMVGHCTVLVEILDENDNSPEVVVTSLALPVREDAQVGTIISLISVSDRDSGANGQVTCSLTPESPFKLVSTFKNYYSLVLDSVLDRESVANYEVVVTARDGGSPSLSATASVSVEVADVNDNVPAFAQPEYTVFIKENNPPGCHIFTVSARDADAQENALVSYSLVERRVGERALSSYVSVHAESGKVYALQPLDHEELELLQFQVSARDAGVPPLGSKVTLQVFVLDENDNAPALLPPGPGGGPSAVSQVVSRSVDAGHVVAKVRAVDADSGYNAWLSYELQLAAGGARSPFLVGLYTGEISTTRALDEADAPRQRLLVLVKDHGEPALTATATVLLSLEDSGQAPKASSRALSGAAGAETALVDVNVYLIIAICAVSSLLVLTLLLYTALRCSAPPNEGACGPVKPRLVCSSAVGSWSYCQQKQQRCAPARGHPRPTSSPSVPVFCRVRNQRWKWKNSLLEATTLSSHDSPTLTGVTLPP